A window from Pseudomonas kribbensis encodes these proteins:
- a CDS encoding PsiF family protein translates to MKMLRVPLLMIGLLLCSQGFAATAQQNKMTTCNADATAKSLKGDERKAFMSTCLKAAPAANDAKTLTPQQEKMKTCNADAKTKALTGDARKAFMSDCLKKK, encoded by the coding sequence ATGAAGATGCTGCGTGTCCCTTTGTTGATGATCGGTCTGCTGCTGTGTTCCCAGGGTTTCGCCGCCACGGCGCAACAGAACAAGATGACCACCTGCAACGCCGACGCCACGGCCAAGAGCCTGAAGGGCGACGAGCGCAAAGCCTTCATGAGCACCTGCCTGAAGGCAGCGCCGGCGGCCAATGACGCCAAGACCCTGACCCCGCAGCAGGAAAAGATGAAGACCTGTAATGCCGATGCCAAGACCAAGGCGCTGACCGGCGATGCGCGCAAGGCGTTCATGAGTGATTGTCTGAAGAAAAAATAA
- a CDS encoding Hsp70 family protein, producing the protein MKDASPARACGIDFGTSNSTVGWLRPGMETMIALEDDKITLPSVVFFNIEERRPVYGRLALHEYLEGYEGRLMRSLKSLLGSKLIKHDTSVLGTAMPFKDLLGLFIGQLKSRAEAAAGREFEQVVLGRPVFFVDDDPLADQEAEDTLVEVARKLGFKDVSFQYEPIAAAFDYESTIEKEELVLIVDIGGGTSDFSLVRLSPERRGMDNRHDDILATGGVHIGGTDFDKQLSLQGLMPLFGYGSRMKSGAFMPTSHHMNLATWHTINSVYSQKSTLALGSMRYDIEDTGGIDRLFKLIEQRAGHWLAMEVEETKIHLTHNDSRHVPLDRIESGLNVELTRALFESAIEAQLERVRGSVTQLLVDANVAVGQVDTVFFTGGSSGIPALRNSVSAMLPNARHVEGNIFGSIGSGLAIEAMKRYGV; encoded by the coding sequence ATGAAAGACGCCTCTCCAGCCCGTGCCTGCGGCATCGACTTTGGCACGTCCAACTCCACCGTCGGCTGGCTGCGCCCCGGCATGGAAACGATGATCGCGCTGGAAGACGACAAGATCACCCTGCCGTCGGTGGTCTTCTTCAACATCGAGGAGCGCCGCCCGGTTTACGGTCGCCTGGCGCTGCACGAATACCTGGAAGGCTACGAAGGCCGGCTGATGCGCTCGCTCAAGAGCCTGCTCGGTTCCAAGCTGATCAAGCACGACACCAGCGTCCTCGGCACCGCGATGCCGTTCAAGGACCTGCTCGGGCTGTTCATCGGCCAGCTCAAGAGCCGTGCCGAAGCCGCCGCCGGTCGTGAGTTCGAGCAGGTGGTGCTGGGCCGCCCGGTGTTCTTCGTCGACGACGACCCGCTGGCCGACCAGGAAGCCGAAGACACCCTGGTGGAAGTGGCGCGCAAGCTCGGTTTCAAGGACGTGTCGTTCCAGTACGAGCCGATTGCCGCGGCCTTCGACTACGAGTCGACCATCGAAAAGGAAGAGCTGGTACTGATCGTCGACATCGGCGGTGGTACGTCGGACTTCTCGCTGGTGCGCCTGTCGCCCGAGCGCCGGGGCATGGATAACCGTCACGACGACATTCTCGCCACTGGCGGCGTGCACATCGGCGGGACCGACTTCGACAAGCAACTGAGCCTGCAGGGCCTGATGCCGCTGTTCGGCTACGGCAGCCGCATGAAGAGCGGCGCGTTCATGCCGACCAGTCACCACATGAACCTGGCGACTTGGCACACCATCAACTCGGTGTATTCGCAGAAATCGACCCTGGCCCTGGGCAGCATGCGCTACGACATCGAGGACACCGGCGGCATTGACCGTCTGTTCAAGCTGATCGAACAGCGCGCCGGGCACTGGCTGGCGATGGAAGTGGAAGAAACCAAGATTCATCTGACCCACAACGACAGCCGCCATGTGCCGCTGGACCGGATCGAATCCGGGCTGAACGTCGAGTTGACCCGCGCCCTGTTCGAATCGGCCATCGAGGCGCAGCTTGAGCGCGTGCGTGGCAGCGTCACGCAATTGCTGGTGGACGCCAATGTGGCGGTAGGTCAGGTCGATACGGTGTTCTTCACCGGCGGTTCCAGCGGCATCCCGGCGTTGCGCAACAGCGTCTCGGCCATGCTGCCGAACGCGCGGCATGTGGAAGGCAATATCTTCGGCAGCATCGGCAGCGGTCTGGCAATTGAAGCCATGAAACGCTACGGCGTTTAA
- a CDS encoding chaperone modulator CbpM: MSSPLIVQLDMAEFCEAADLSDVYVIEIVEHGILEPQGAQPREWRFTDYELALAKRAAKLRRDLELEWEGVALALDLLEEVKELRAENRMLRQRLGRLVVE, from the coding sequence ATGAGCAGCCCCCTGATCGTTCAACTGGACATGGCAGAATTCTGTGAGGCGGCCGATCTGTCGGACGTCTACGTGATCGAAATCGTCGAGCACGGCATCCTCGAACCTCAGGGCGCGCAGCCCCGGGAATGGCGCTTCACCGACTACGAACTGGCCCTGGCCAAACGCGCCGCCAAGCTGCGGCGCGACCTGGAGCTGGAGTGGGAAGGCGTCGCCCTGGCGCTGGACCTGCTGGAAGAGGTGAAGGAACTGCGGGCCGAGAACCGCATGCTGCGTCAGCGGTTGGGGCGGCTGGTGGTCGAGTGA
- a CDS encoding DMT family transporter, translating to MQYAFPLLAIFIWAGNTVINKLAVGAIFPAEIGFYRWLLAGLLFTPFMLKKVIEHWPQIRPNLGKIFILGVLGMAVYQSLAYFAATMTSATNMGIILSLMPLMSLAMAIISLGQRLTAGALVGAVLSFAGVLVVVSSGSLGALLQHGVNLGDAMMLIATLAYAIYSTLLKKWQLRLPPLVLLYLQVLVAVVVLFPLYAMSPKTGLTLQNIPLVLYACLLASMLAPLAWMQAVQRLGPSRTTLFFNLLPLITALIAAVVLKEQLAMYHLVGGLLTLGGVILSERWTTVLGRSRTPSAA from the coding sequence ATGCAATACGCGTTTCCCCTGCTGGCGATTTTCATCTGGGCCGGCAACACCGTGATCAACAAGCTGGCTGTCGGCGCGATCTTCCCCGCCGAAATCGGCTTCTATCGCTGGCTGCTCGCCGGCCTGCTGTTCACCCCGTTCATGCTCAAGAAGGTAATTGAACACTGGCCGCAGATCCGCCCGAACCTGGGCAAGATCTTCATCCTCGGCGTACTGGGCATGGCGGTCTATCAGAGCCTGGCCTACTTCGCCGCGACCATGACCAGCGCCACCAACATGGGCATCATCCTGTCGTTGATGCCGCTGATGTCGCTGGCCATGGCAATCATCAGCCTCGGCCAGCGCCTGACCGCCGGCGCGCTGGTCGGTGCGGTGCTGTCATTCGCCGGCGTGCTGGTAGTGGTGTCGTCCGGCAGCCTCGGCGCACTGCTGCAACACGGGGTGAACCTGGGTGACGCGATGATGCTGATTGCCACCCTCGCCTACGCGATCTACAGCACCCTGCTGAAAAAATGGCAGCTGCGCCTGCCGCCGCTGGTGTTGCTGTACCTGCAGGTGCTGGTGGCGGTGGTGGTGCTGTTTCCGCTGTATGCCATGTCGCCGAAAACCGGCCTGACCCTGCAGAACATTCCGCTGGTGCTGTACGCGTGCCTGCTGGCCTCGATGCTTGCGCCACTGGCGTGGATGCAGGCCGTGCAGCGTCTGGGGCCGAGCCGGACCACGCTGTTCTTCAACCTGTTGCCGTTGATCACCGCGCTGATTGCAGCGGTGGTGTTGAAGGAACAACTGGCGATGTATCACCTGGTCGGGGGCTTGCTGACGCTGGGCGGGGTGATTCTTTCCGAGCGCTGGACCACCGTCCTCGGTCGCTCCCGTACCCCGAGCGCCGCCTAG
- a CDS encoding AI-2E family transporter, protein MPTFSERHVVFWVSCIIIFGGLLLVLPLRLLPSLLAGLLVFELVNMLTPQLQRLIEGRRARWLAVALLGTLVVSVLALIFAGAISFLLHEAENPGASLDKFMGVVDRARGQLPPFLDSYLPASAAEFRVAIGEWASKHLSELQLVGKDAAHMFVTLLIGMVLGAIIALQRVPDVTKRKPLAAALFDRLHLLVQAFRNIVFAQIKISLLNTFFTGIFLAVILPLFGIKLPLTKTLIVLTFLLGLLPVIGNLMSNTLITIVGLSLSIWVAVAALGYLIFIHKLEYFLNARIVGGQISAKSWELLLAMLVFEAAFGLPGVVAGPIYYAYLKSELKLGGMV, encoded by the coding sequence ATGCCAACGTTTTCTGAGCGTCATGTTGTGTTCTGGGTCAGTTGCATCATCATTTTCGGCGGTTTGCTGCTGGTGCTGCCGTTGCGTCTATTGCCCAGTCTGCTGGCCGGTCTGCTGGTGTTCGAGCTGGTCAACATGCTCACTCCGCAACTGCAACGGCTGATCGAAGGCCGCCGCGCACGTTGGCTGGCGGTGGCATTGCTGGGCACGCTGGTGGTGAGTGTGCTGGCGCTGATCTTTGCCGGGGCGATCAGTTTCCTGCTGCACGAGGCGGAAAATCCCGGGGCTTCCCTCGACAAATTCATGGGTGTGGTTGACCGTGCGCGGGGGCAACTGCCGCCGTTTCTGGACAGCTATCTGCCCGCCAGCGCCGCCGAGTTCCGTGTGGCCATCGGTGAATGGGCGAGCAAGCATCTGTCCGAGCTGCAACTGGTGGGCAAGGACGCGGCGCACATGTTCGTGACCCTGCTGATCGGCATGGTGCTCGGCGCAATCATCGCCCTGCAGCGCGTGCCGGACGTCACCAAGCGCAAGCCGCTGGCGGCCGCACTGTTCGACCGTCTGCACCTGCTGGTTCAGGCGTTTCGCAACATTGTCTTCGCGCAGATCAAGATTTCCCTGCTCAACACCTTCTTCACCGGGATCTTCCTTGCGGTGATCCTGCCGCTGTTCGGGATCAAGCTGCCGCTGACCAAGACCCTGATCGTGCTGACGTTCCTGCTCGGCCTGTTGCCGGTGATCGGCAATCTGATGTCGAACACGCTGATCACCATCGTCGGCCTGTCGCTGTCGATCTGGGTGGCGGTTGCCGCGCTGGGCTACCTGATCTTTATCCACAAGCTCGAATACTTCCTCAACGCGCGCATTGTCGGCGGGCAGATCAGTGCCAAGTCCTGGGAGTTGCTGCTGGCGATGCTGGTGTTCGAGGCCGCGTTCGGCCTGCCGGGGGTGGTGGCGGGACCGATTTATTACGCGTATCTGAAGAGTGAGTTGAAGCTGGGCGGGATGGTTTAA
- a CDS encoding sensor histidine kinase, with the protein MRLSEFIRQHADHIVEEWEQFARTITPAADTLDQAALRDHARAILLAAARDMDTAQTASEQIAKAKGEGPEKTPSLDEAGASHGELRHTVGFDLVQMTSEFRHLRACVIRLWVGTLQSPDMAYFQDMIRFNEAIDEALAESTAAYAEQVNRSRDIFLAILGHDLRAPLQAVSMSTELLMRKTTLEGDALTCALNIKHGARHMAAMVSDLLELVRSRLGKSLPIEPAPMDLADTVRAAIAEACAGNPECDPTLKIDGDTRGVWDAGRLDQLLQNLIGNALQHGSNPREVIVTLRGENDAVHLSVHNYGEPIPDEAIGTIFDPLVRSADEELGQPSTSLGLGLFIVKEVVTAHGGTIEVSSSENEGTLFSVMLPRKS; encoded by the coding sequence ATGCGTTTATCCGAATTCATCAGGCAACACGCGGATCACATCGTCGAGGAATGGGAACAGTTCGCCAGGACCATCACTCCGGCGGCCGACACCCTGGACCAGGCGGCGCTGCGCGACCATGCCAGGGCGATCCTGCTGGCCGCCGCCCGGGATATGGACACCGCACAGACCGCCAGCGAGCAAATCGCCAAGGCCAAGGGCGAAGGGCCGGAGAAAACCCCGAGCCTCGACGAGGCCGGCGCCAGCCACGGTGAGTTACGCCATACCGTGGGCTTCGACCTGGTGCAGATGACTTCGGAATTCCGCCACCTGCGCGCCTGCGTGATCCGCTTGTGGGTCGGCACGTTGCAGTCGCCGGACATGGCGTACTTCCAGGACATGATCCGTTTCAATGAAGCCATCGACGAAGCACTCGCCGAATCGACCGCCGCCTACGCCGAGCAGGTCAATCGTTCGCGGGACATCTTCCTCGCGATCCTCGGTCACGACCTGCGCGCACCGCTGCAAGCGGTCAGCATGTCGACCGAGCTGCTGATGCGTAAAACCACTCTGGAGGGCGATGCGCTGACCTGCGCATTGAATATCAAACACGGCGCGCGGCACATGGCGGCGATGGTCAGCGATCTGCTGGAACTGGTACGCAGCCGTCTGGGCAAGAGCCTGCCCATCGAACCGGCGCCGATGGACCTGGCCGACACGGTGCGAGCGGCCATCGCCGAAGCCTGCGCGGGCAATCCCGAATGCGATCCGACCCTGAAGATCGACGGCGATACCCGAGGTGTCTGGGATGCCGGACGGCTGGATCAGTTGCTGCAGAATCTGATCGGCAACGCCCTGCAACATGGTTCGAATCCGCGAGAAGTGATCGTGACCCTGCGCGGCGAGAACGACGCAGTACATCTGTCGGTGCACAACTATGGCGAGCCGATCCCGGATGAAGCCATCGGCACGATTTTCGATCCGCTGGTACGCAGCGCCGACGAAGAACTTGGCCAGCCGTCCACCAGCCTTGGCCTGGGGCTGTTCATCGTCAAGGAAGTGGTGACCGCCCACGGCGGGACGATCGAAGTCAGCTCAAGCGAAAACGAAGGGACGCTGTTCAGCGTAATGCTGCCAAGGAAGAGCTGA
- a CDS encoding DnaJ C-terminal domain-containing protein has product MDFKDYYKILGVEPTADDKAIKAAYRKLARKYHPDVSKEKDAEAKFKDASEAYEALKSADKRAEFDDLRRYGQHGQPFQGPPGWQSRGGFGGGGGDTGDFSDFFSSIFGNRGPGFGGGAGRQSRSAGRRGQDVELELPIFLEETLSNESKKISFQVPQYNASGQHVSNTSKSLNVKIPAGVTDGERIRLKGQGAPGIGGGANGDLYLTIRFAPHPKFDVEGENLIITLPLAPWELALGTEVAVPTLTGKINLKVPAGSQNGQRMRAKGHGLQNKAGERGYLFVQLKAVMPKAAGDDVKALWQELAKKAAFNPRENF; this is encoded by the coding sequence ATGGACTTCAAAGACTATTACAAGATACTCGGCGTGGAGCCGACGGCTGACGACAAGGCAATCAAGGCTGCCTATCGCAAGCTCGCGCGCAAATACCACCCCGATGTCAGCAAGGAAAAAGACGCCGAGGCCAAGTTCAAGGACGCCTCGGAAGCCTATGAAGCGCTGAAAAGCGCCGACAAGCGCGCCGAATTCGACGACCTGCGTCGCTACGGCCAGCACGGTCAGCCGTTCCAGGGCCCGCCGGGCTGGCAGAGCCGTGGCGGCTTCGGTGGCGGCGGTGGCGATACGGGTGATTTCTCGGACTTCTTCAGTTCGATCTTTGGCAATCGCGGCCCCGGTTTCGGTGGTGGCGCTGGCCGGCAATCTCGCAGCGCCGGGCGCCGAGGGCAAGACGTGGAACTGGAACTGCCGATTTTCCTGGAAGAAACCCTGTCGAACGAATCGAAAAAGATCAGCTTCCAGGTGCCGCAATACAACGCCAGCGGCCAGCACGTCAGCAACACCAGCAAGAGCCTGAACGTGAAGATCCCGGCGGGCGTGACCGACGGCGAGCGCATCCGCCTCAAGGGCCAGGGCGCACCGGGCATCGGTGGCGGCGCCAATGGCGATCTGTACCTGACGATTCGTTTCGCGCCGCACCCGAAATTCGATGTCGAAGGCGAAAACCTGATCATCACCTTGCCGCTGGCACCGTGGGAACTGGCGCTGGGCACCGAGGTGGCGGTGCCGACCCTGACCGGCAAGATCAATCTCAAGGTGCCGGCCGGCAGCCAGAACGGCCAGCGCATGCGCGCCAAGGGCCACGGTCTGCAGAACAAGGCCGGCGAACGCGGCTACCTGTTCGTCCAGCTCAAGGCCGTGATGCCGAAGGCCGCCGGCGATGACGTCAAGGCGCTGTGGCAGGAACTGGCGAAGAAGGCCGCCTTCAATCCGCGAGAGAACTTCTGA
- a CDS encoding AraC family transcriptional regulator, with protein MNSKHIDLLDFSELPSAVYFRYADFNAHEYAAPHRHPWGTLEYAAHGVLHMDVDGSRFMSPPQYAVWVPPQVEHSFYSHQPVNYRAVCLAPEVCADLPAQACTLAISDILKAILKDFAARDVKIPAFDANQRLAQVLVDQLRQAPVHQCYLPYASSSGLLTILETLQAEPGNNEPLAHWAAQVHVSERTLARQFVRELGMSFGEWRQRLRYLAAIEALESSRSVQEIAFDLGYSSGSAFIAMFARQAGCTPEQYRRSHLESRKV; from the coding sequence ATGAACAGTAAACACATCGATCTGCTGGATTTCAGCGAATTGCCGTCGGCGGTGTACTTCCGCTACGCCGACTTCAACGCCCACGAATACGCCGCGCCGCACCGCCACCCGTGGGGCACGCTGGAGTACGCGGCCCACGGCGTGCTGCACATGGATGTCGACGGCAGCCGCTTCATGTCGCCGCCGCAATACGCGGTGTGGGTGCCGCCGCAGGTCGAGCACAGTTTCTACAGCCATCAGCCGGTGAATTACCGGGCGGTGTGCCTGGCGCCCGAGGTCTGCGCGGACTTGCCGGCGCAGGCTTGCACGCTGGCGATCAGCGATATTCTCAAGGCCATCCTCAAGGACTTCGCCGCCCGGGATGTGAAGATCCCCGCGTTCGACGCCAACCAGCGCCTGGCCCAGGTGCTGGTGGATCAACTGCGCCAGGCGCCGGTTCATCAATGTTATTTGCCCTATGCCAGCAGCTCCGGTTTGTTGACCATTCTCGAAACCCTGCAGGCCGAGCCCGGCAACAACGAGCCGCTGGCGCACTGGGCGGCGCAGGTGCATGTCAGCGAACGCACCCTGGCCCGGCAGTTTGTGCGTGAGTTGGGGATGAGTTTCGGCGAGTGGCGCCAGCGCCTGCGCTATCTCGCCGCCATCGAGGCGCTGGAGAGTTCGCGCAGCGTGCAGGAAATCGCCTTCGATCTCGGCTACAGCAGCGGCTCGGCGTTCATCGCCATGTTCGCCCGTCAGGCCGGGTGTACGCCGGAGCAATACCGGCGCAGTCACCTGGAGAGCAGGAAGGTGTAA